From Fusobacterium varium:
CAAGGGAATTCTCAGTTACTTTTTTTACAGTTCTGTCATTATATGAATAAAAAGTAATTTTAATTCTCTCATCTTTTAATTCTCCTGTATATATAAGAGTTCCTGGTGCTAATCCAACTTTTTTATTTTTCATATAACTCCCCCTTAAAATATTTTATTTTAATTTTACTTTTTATTCCTCCTTATTCCTTTTAATTTATTAACATTTATTATTTAAATTCAATAAATTGTCCTATTTTAATGAAAAATCAATTGAAAAAACTGCAAATAATGAATATATCTGCAGTTTAAAAATAAAGTTTACTTTTTATATCTCTCTGAATATATTATAGTTAACTACAGCAAATGGAGAGAGTTCATAAATATTATCAGAAAACTCTGATACTTTTATTTCATAATTTTGTTCATCTAAGGTCACTTTTTTTACTTCATTGACAAGAGTCTTAAATAAAAAACTGCTTTTAAATATAGCACCAAAAAGAATTATTTTTTCAGGATTAATTACTGAAATTATTCCATCTACAGCATGAGCAGTAAGATAAATAGCTTCATTCATTATATTCAAAGTAAGTAAATCTTTTTCTTTTACAGCTTTTATTATATCCTCAATATTCAATGTTCCTTTTTCATTAAGGATATTCTTAAGACTACTGTAATTATTTAACTTTATTTGAGATATTATTTTTTTAATAACAGCTACATTTGATACCTCAGTCTCAAGACACCCTCTTTTTCCACAAGAACATTTTTCTGAACTATTTCTTTTTACAACCATATGTCCTAATTCTCCTGACATGGATCCATATCCTTGATATAGTGAGTCATTAAGAAATATACTTCCTCCAACTCCATCCCCTATATTTAATACAACAAAATTATGTTTATCCTTACATGAGCCAAATATTTTTTCTGTAAGAGCCATTCCTCTAACGTCATTCTCGATAAAAACTCTTTTGTTAAATTTTTCCTCCAATACTTCTTTAAGTTTTATATTTTTCCAGTTATAATGTGGAGAAAAAATAGATACTCCTGCTTCACTATCAACCATCCCATTCATTATAACAGATATTATTGTTATTTCTTTATTTCTGCTCAATTCTCTTTTTATAATGGCTTCAACTGTTTTAAGTATATTATTTTCCTTTTTTAATAATCTTTTCTTTAATGAATATTTTATAGTTTTTAATACTTTTCCATTTATATCTCCAAGAGTTACTTGAATAAATCTTGGTGCTAGTGATATTCCCAAAATTAACCCTATATTTTCCTCATTTATTCTTAAAATAAGAGGTTTTCTCCCTCCAGTAGAAATTCCTTCACTATACTCTTTTATAATTCCTCTTTTTAAAAATCCATTCACTATCTTTCCAATTCCTGCTGGGGTAATATCTAATTCTTTAGCTAATTCTACTCTTGAAATTCCATCACTATTTTTTATAAATTCCAAAGTTTTTATCTTTGCGGTTGCTGTTTTCATATTTTCCCCCTTTCTTCTGTATATTTTTATTATACAATATTTTTTCTAAAAATCCAAAATCTTATTTTACTAAGTTTATAAAGTTGATATGTTTTTTCATAATTTTTATTGTTAAAAGTAATTTATACTATATACTTATATTAAGATAGACTAGATTTTTAGAAAAGAATTTGCGGAGGTTGAATATAATTATGATAAAAGGATTAGTACAAGATTTTAAAACTCTATTTAATTATTCAGGAGCTGTTGAAGTATTCTTTTCTCCTGGAAGAGTAAATCTTATAGGAGAACATACTGATTATAATGGCGGATTTGTATTTCCTTGTGCCTTAGATTTTGGCACTTATGCTATTGTAAAAAGAAGAGAAGATAAAATTTTTAGAATGTATTCTAAAAATTTTGAAAGATTAGGAATAAAAGAGTTTTCATTAGATAAGCTTACAAATACTCCATCAGATAACTGGGCCAATTATCCTAAAGGAGTAATAAAAACTTTTATAGATGCAGGATATAAAATAGACAAAGGATTTGATATCTTGTTCTTTGGAAATATCCCAAATGGTGCTGGACTTTCTTCTTCAGCTTCAATTGAACTCCTTACATCAGTTATTTTAAAAGAAATTTTTAACCTTAGCATAGATATGATAGAAATGGTAAAACTTTCTCAAAAATCTGAAAATGAATTTATAGGAGTAAATTGTGGAATAATGGATCAGTTTGCTATTGGAATGGGTAAAAAAGATAATGCTATTCTTTTAGACTGCAACACTCTTGAATATCACTATGCTCCTGTAGAATTAAATGGTGCATCAATAGTTATAGCTAATACAAATAAGAAAAGGGGTCTTGCTGATTCTAAATATAATGAAAGAAGAAATTCTTGTGAAGCAGCTGTTAAAGTTTTAAATGAAAATGGGATTAATATAAGAAATCTTGGAGAACTTTCAGTAGAAAAATTCAATAAAGCAAAACATTTCATAACTGACGAAGAACAACTAAAAAGAGCAACTCATGCTGTAACTGAAAATGAAAGAACTAAAATAGCTGTTGAAAAATTGAACTCTGGAGATGTTGAAGCTTTTGGAAAACTTATGGATCAATCTCATATTTCTTTGAGAGATGACTATGAGGTAACAGGATTTGAACTTGATTCTCTAGTAGAAGCCGCATGGGAAGCAAAAGGTGTAATAGGTTCTCGTATGACTGGTGCTGGTTTTGGAGGTTGTACCGTAAGTATTGTAAAAGATGAATTTATTGATGAATTTATAAAATCTGTTGGAGAAAAATATAAAATTAAAACTGGATTAACTGCTGATTTCTATGTGGCTAAAATTGGTGATGGAAGTAGAAAGTTAGGTGATTTTTAATGAATATATTTGAAGAGGTAAAATTGCTATTAGCTTATGGATTAAAAAACGACCTTATAGGAAAATATGATGAAATTATATCCAGAAATGAAATTATGTTTCTTTTAAAACTTAAAGACTGGGAAGATGTGGATATCTCTTCTAAAACTATACCTCAATATCCAAATGAAATACTGGAAAATATATGTAACTGGGCTGTTGAAAAAGGTATAATTGAAGATAGTATTGTTGTAAAAGATCTTTTTGATACAGAAATAATGGGGAAAATAACTCCATCTGCTACTCATGTAATAGATAAATTTATAAAAATATCAAGTCTTGGAGGAATAGAAAAGGCTACTGATAATTACTATGAATTTGCTCAAAAGACTAACTATATAAGAACAGACAGAATAGCAAAAAATATGCATTGGTATTCAAATACAGAATATGGCGATATGGAAATAACTGTAAATCTTTCTAAACCTGAAAAGGATCCAAGAGATATAGCTAAGGAAAGACTTCTTCCTCCATCATCTTATCCAAAATGTCTTTTATGTTATGAAAATGTTGGATATGCTGGAAGATTAAATCACCCAGCCAGACAAAATCACAGAGTTCTCCCATTTTTCTTAGAAGGAGAACAATGGTTTCTTCAATATTCTCCATATGTTTATTATAATGAACATGCCATTATTTTTTCTGGTGAACACAAACCTATGAAAATAAACAAAGATGCTTTTAATAGAATAACAGCTTTTGTTGAACAGGTTCCTCATTATTTTGTAGGATCAAATGCTGACCTCCCTATTGTTGGAGGATCAATTTTAAGCCATGACCATTATCAAGGAGGCCACCATGAATTTCCAATGGCAAAATCTCCTATAGAAAAAACTGTAATTTTTAAAGGATTTGAAGATGTTGAAGCTGGTATAGTCAAATGGCCTATGTCAGTTATAAGAATAAAAAGTCCTGATAGAAAAAAACTGGTAGAGCTTGCAGTAAAAATACTTGATAGCTGGAGAAGATATAGTGATGAATCTCTAGGAATATACGCATTCTCTGAAGATACGCCTCATAATACTGTTACTCCTATTGGAAGAAGGAGAGAAAAAGATTTTGAGCTTGACCTTGTTCTTAGAAATAATAGAACAAGTGAAGAACATCCTTTAGGAATATTTCATCCACATGAAGATGTACATAATATAAAAAAGGAAAATATAGGGCTTATTGAAGTTATGGGACTTGCTGTACTTCCAGGAAGACTAAAAGAAGAACTTGAAATACTTGGAAAACATCTTACAGAAGCTGATTTTGAAACTAAAATTAAAAATGACCCTAAAGTTGAGAAGCATTTAAACTGGGCTGTTAATATTAAGAAAAAATATTTTGAAATAACTTCTAAAAATGTAGAAAGTATCTTAAAAGATGAAGTAGGAATGACTTTTTCCAAAGTTCTTGAAGATGCTGGGGTATACAAAAGAAACCCAGAGGGAGAAAAAGGCTTATTAAGATTTGTTCAATATATTAACATGAATTAGGTTAATATTTTTAAAAATATGATGTATAATATAGAAAAATATTTTCTAAGGAGGATAAAATGGCAATTTTAGTTTGTGGTGGAGCTGGGTATATTGGAAGTCATGTTACTAGAGCTCTTATTGACAATGGAGAAGAGGTAATTGTGCTTGATAATCTTCAAACTGGTCATGTTGATGCAGTTCATGAAAAAGCAAAACTTGTCCTAGGTGATTTAAGAGATAATGAATTTATGGAAAGAGTATTTAAAGATAATAAGATAGATGGTGTAATTGATTTTGCTGCCTTTTCTTTAGTAGGTGAAAGTGTAGAAGAGCCTTTAAAATATTTTGAAAATAATTTTTATGGAACTTTGTGTTTACTAAAAGCTATGAAAAAATATAATGTTAATAAAATAGTTTTTTCATCAACAGCAGCTACATATGGAGAACCTGAAAATATACCAATTCTTGAAAGTGATAAAACTTTCCCTACCAATCCATATGGAGAAAGCAAACTTGCAGTTGAAAAAATGCTTAAATGGTGTGATAAAGCCTATGGAATAAAATATACAGCTTTAAGATATTTTAATGTTGCTGGTGCCCACTCTACAGGTGAAATAGGAGAAGACCATAGTCCCGAAAGCCATCTTATCCCTATTATACTTCAAGTAGCTCTTGGAAAAAGAGAACATATTGGAATATATGGA
This genomic window contains:
- a CDS encoding putative transcriptional repressor, yielding MKTATAKIKTLEFIKNSDGISRVELAKELDITPAGIGKIVNGFLKRGIIKEYSEGISTGGRKPLILRINEENIGLILGISLAPRFIQVTLGDINGKVLKTIKYSLKKRLLKKENNILKTVEAIIKRELSRNKEITIISVIMNGMVDSEAGVSIFSPHYNWKNIKLKEVLEEKFNKRVFIENDVRGMALTEKIFGSCKDKHNFVVLNIGDGVGGSIFLNDSLYQGYGSMSGELGHMVVKRNSSEKCSCGKRGCLETEVSNVAVIKKIISQIKLNNYSSLKNILNEKGTLNIEDIIKAVKEKDLLTLNIMNEAIYLTAHAVDGIISVINPEKIILFGAIFKSSFLFKTLVNEVKKVTLDEQNYEIKVSEFSDNIYELSPFAVVNYNIFREI
- the galK gene encoding galactokinase — translated: MIKGLVQDFKTLFNYSGAVEVFFSPGRVNLIGEHTDYNGGFVFPCALDFGTYAIVKRREDKIFRMYSKNFERLGIKEFSLDKLTNTPSDNWANYPKGVIKTFIDAGYKIDKGFDILFFGNIPNGAGLSSSASIELLTSVILKEIFNLSIDMIEMVKLSQKSENEFIGVNCGIMDQFAIGMGKKDNAILLDCNTLEYHYAPVELNGASIVIANTNKKRGLADSKYNERRNSCEAAVKVLNENGINIRNLGELSVEKFNKAKHFITDEEQLKRATHAVTENERTKIAVEKLNSGDVEAFGKLMDQSHISLRDDYEVTGFELDSLVEAAWEAKGVIGSRMTGAGFGGCTVSIVKDEFIDEFIKSVGEKYKIKTGLTADFYVAKIGDGSRKLGDF
- the galT gene encoding galactose-1-phosphate uridylyltransferase, translated to MNIFEEVKLLLAYGLKNDLIGKYDEIISRNEIMFLLKLKDWEDVDISSKTIPQYPNEILENICNWAVEKGIIEDSIVVKDLFDTEIMGKITPSATHVIDKFIKISSLGGIEKATDNYYEFAQKTNYIRTDRIAKNMHWYSNTEYGDMEITVNLSKPEKDPRDIAKERLLPPSSYPKCLLCYENVGYAGRLNHPARQNHRVLPFFLEGEQWFLQYSPYVYYNEHAIIFSGEHKPMKINKDAFNRITAFVEQVPHYFVGSNADLPIVGGSILSHDHYQGGHHEFPMAKSPIEKTVIFKGFEDVEAGIVKWPMSVIRIKSPDRKKLVELAVKILDSWRRYSDESLGIYAFSEDTPHNTVTPIGRRREKDFELDLVLRNNRTSEEHPLGIFHPHEDVHNIKKENIGLIEVMGLAVLPGRLKEELEILGKHLTEADFETKIKNDPKVEKHLNWAVNIKKKYFEITSKNVESILKDEVGMTFSKVLEDAGVYKRNPEGEKGLLRFVQYINMN
- a CDS encoding UDP-glucose 4-epimerase, with the translated sequence MAILVCGGAGYIGSHVTRALIDNGEEVIVLDNLQTGHVDAVHEKAKLVLGDLRDNEFMERVFKDNKIDGVIDFAAFSLVGESVEEPLKYFENNFYGTLCLLKAMKKYNVNKIVFSSTAATYGEPENIPILESDKTFPTNPYGESKLAVEKMLKWCDKAYGIKYTALRYFNVAGAHSTGEIGEDHSPESHLIPIILQVALGKREHIGIYGDDYPTADGTCIRDYIHVMDLADAHILALKRLNNGGESEIFNLGNGEGFSVKEVIEVARKVTKHPIPAIVSPRRAGDPAKLVASSEKAMKELKWSPKYNTLEKIIDTAWIWHKSHPDGYND